The genomic DNA AGCGTTCTCCAGCGCAATGCCGACTTCACCACGTATCTGGCCAACGATGCCAGCCCCGTCGCTCATCAACTGGCCTGCACGTTGAACCAGATCATCAACTTCTTCAAATTCGGCTTCGACTGGTTTTGGAATCGGGATGTCAAACAACTGCTCCAGTGTGAGGCTCGCTTGTCGGCTGCCCAGAAACAAATCCGACATCCAGTCCCGAGCCACCGACGTGCTGAGTGCCGCAGCAATCCCGGCCCCCCATGATTTCCGCATCGGCGTTGCCACAAACACACTGTCCCGTGGCACTAACGATGATGATGCTCCCGTAACACAACTGGCCTGACCCAAGCGGCCAACTCTGGCCACCAGCACATCACCATCAGAAGCCAGATGCCGCCGCACAGCCCGCTCCGACATCAACCTCCGCTCACCTTCACCGCTCAGAACAGGATTGATGTCACGAACTCCAATCGTCCGCACAGCGACATCGCCGTCTTCCATCGCTTTGGCGAATACACCCTGCCGAGCATCGCGCAGCAGATACCTCAACGGAACGAACTCTCGATCCGACCGACCAATCCCACCCCAGCGCACAGCCTGAGCCGGGTCCCAGTTCGCCTCTGAAGGACGCTGCGACCAATGCGTGGCCAATGATTGATTGGTGTCGAGTTCCACGATCAGACCTTCCAGTACCAAGTTGAACGGTAGACCGTGATCTGGCGATCTTCCCACCAATACGATGACCACATGTTTCTACTGTCCTTCCCATACTTTGCAGCATCATTCAGGCTGTTGTAGACATCGCCAGTGATCCATGACGGGTAGTAGCTGCTCTCGCTGCAGAGCTTTGCGGCATAATTTGCTGAGCGACCGACCCACACGAGGTCGTTCGACCCACGAATCCCGGTGCGAGCAACAAACAGGTTGCTGGTATCAATGCCAACAATTTGCTTCACGTCGAAGTTATCTCGTGGGTACTGATCTTTGATCGCAGGATTGATGATCTCGGAAACGGCATAGTTGATCTTCAACGTCGTCCGAGCAGCATCGGTATTCTTTGAGGTGCCAATGTAAACCGCCATGATTCGGTCGCCATCATAAGACACGATCTGCCCGCCCTCAGACCTGATGATCTTCGCTGCACAATGAAGGTAGGTCTTATAAATCTCAGCGGCGAACTCTGGTTTGTAATTGTCAACCATGTTCGTCGAACCATCGAGGTCCGCATACAGCACGGTGCCTTCCAGCTTTACTGCATGGTTTCCTAGCTGAATGTCTTCAGATTCAAGAACCTTTTGGCCATCGCGTGTCTTCCATGCCTCACGGAAGATTTTGCGGACTTCGGAATCGAGCTGTTCGCCCAGTGTCTTGGTCGCGGTACTCATCGTGTCTTTAATCTCCCGATAACGTTCTGAATCTCCGTAACCGCAGGACCGAGGGCGGCTGCCAAATCGCCTTCCGGGCCGACGCTGTAAGTGATTGGGTTGAGACCAAAGAGGTCGCTGGGAATCTTGATGTCCACGCCGCGCGGCTGAAGCAGAAGTGTCCGACGGCGACCAAGCTCGCCAGTGCAAATGCCGCCCTCATAGATGACGTTGTCACGTGGGGCAGACAGGACTTCATCCCGGCTTTCGACCAGATCGTCTGGCGACAAAACCAATAATCCAAAATCGCTGGCACTGATCGCCGCGATCAGGTCGTCAACGGGATACTCTGATGGCGTAAAGACGCTGGTTGTCCACTTTTTGGGCAAGATGTTGGCGTGAGCCAGCTGCCGTTCAACCTCATTGACGACGGGAATGGCTTCCGCCGATGAGCCAATAAAGAGCACTGGCCGAACATTGGCTGGCCGCACCAGCCGATTGCGCTGCCGAAGTCGGTCAGCCAGCTCAAGGGCCAACATCCGCCACAGTCGGGGGTAATCCTGAGCCAGCTTGGTGAACTCCGGCTCACTGACGGTCGCGACAACCACATCGGTCTTGGCGTTGACTGCTGCGCATCGAGGCTGCATCGGATCGATCAGGGCCATCTCGCCGACATGCTGACCCTGCTGACGCTCAGCCACTTCCGTACCGGAAACCAGAACCGAAGCCCGCCCCTGAACGATTAGATGGATGGTGTTGTCGTCACCACCATCGGCAATCAGGGTCTCGCCTGCCTTGAATTCCTGCAGATCGCAGACCGCCACCAGCCGCTCAGCGAGCCCGGCATCCCCCTCAACAACAGGCTGCCGACGAATCGACTCAACCAGCAACCGCCGACCATCATCCCCCTCGAATCTCTCTTTCACACCACGATCTCCGTGTCAGCAGAAAATGATCCACGCGCACGGAAATGATACAAACTGAGAATTGAGAGTCAACCCCGCCGAATTGTGTCAGCACAAAATGATTCATTTGATTCTGCGCCCTAATCGCGATAAAATTGAGCCAAGACGCATTGGGGGGCGTTTTGCAATAATTGACGCAATCGAGCGAAAGAGGTTTTAGGGAGGCTTCTGTCAATGAGGAATCTTGTCGTAGTTGTAAGTCTGATCTGCCTTGCAGGCTGCAATGCTCAGCCGGAGTTTCGTGTTGAGCCTCAGGTGCTTACGAGCAAGCCGAAGCACCTTTCGTTTCACCCCGACGATCCTTCGCTTTGCTTAGTGGTGTCGGATGCCGACGTGTCCGTTTGGAGCTTATCCGATCCGAAGAAGCCTCTTCGTGTCGGCACGCTTCCTGCAAGTTGGACGGCCAAATTCCTTCCGGGAGACGAGTCTCGGATCGTCGCGGCGGGTAAGGACGGCAGCATGAGGGTGTGGGATTCGAGCGGGCAACCCATATCCGAGCCATTCACCAATCCTGCTTTGCAACGTGACGTTGGAGACGATGGCAAGCAGGCTTGGTGGATCAACCAAGACAGTGTAACTGGCCTCGACATCTCTCCAGATGGCACTCGGCTTGTCGCAAGAACGTGGGGTGGTGGAGCTTTTCGATGGCGGCTCAAGCCCAAACCAGAGCTTGCTGGCGAGGTGGACTCCAGTCTCTTTTTTGCACCGGACGAGGACGCAACACTGATCCGGCGGATCACAGCCGGTGACAATTCGTTTCACTATGTCCGGGAGGATGGCACGAACTGGTGCGAACCACTTACGGGGCTTCGGAAGGAACTTCAATCTTCTTTCGTTGCGATGCTGGCCAGCGAGCCTCGCATCGTTGCTGTCGAAGAGTTTGGACGGGTGCTTATCTGGACTCAGGATGGCTCATTGGTTTCTGACAGCATCGCCCCGCATCAAGAGGATTACTTCAATCCACACAACCCCTTTGTAAAGCGACTTGCCTTTTCGAAAGCGAACGGATCGATTGTCACCGTCGGTGAAGACACGGGAACACAGCTGTGGACAAGCGGTGGCATCCGACTAGGGCAGCTCGAAACGGCGGGCGGATATTACGTCGATGATGTGGAATTCAATTCAGATGGAAGCATTATTGGGTTTGTCGAGTCAGGAGAATACCACAGTGAGAATTCCACGGTGCGATTCTGGCAGCCGACCGGAAAAATTGTGTCGTCGGTAGTGCCATGCAAGGGGCTGGAATTCGACCATGACGGTGAAGTCAACTCGCTGCTTTGGATTTCAGAAGATGTTGTTGTTACCGGTGGACGTGACGGAACGATTCGAGTCTTGGACCCAACAAAGAGGGCGACAACACAATCGTGGGAAGCACACGCGAGTGTTGTTGGCCTGAGTCATGACGACAAGACTCAGACCATTATTTCCGTTGGGGCAGAAGGCAGGGTAAGGTTTTGGTCCTACGACGGTTCAGAGAAACGGGACGAGGTACGGTTGCCGGATCACCCCGACTGCGTGGCGCTGTCATCAGACTGCAGAACCTTGGCGATGTCTTTCATCGATCAGAGTCAGGGCTACGACCGGCGTTTAGTCACGATTGATCTGAATAATGGTGAGCTTGGCTCCGAGTTCAACGTTTCGCTTGAAGGTCGTGGCCAATTAGCAGAGTCGTTACTTTTTACTAAAGACGGCGAGCATCTGTTCGCCGGGCTGGGAAGCGGCGTTGTTCGCAAGTTCCACGTTGCGGATGGAAGTCTTGAAGCTGAGCATGACTTACACCCTGAGACACAATTTGGGCGAGGTGCAGTTTGTGATCTCGAAATCGCACCGGCTGGGAATCTGTTAGCCTCTGCCGGTGCCGACGGAAGAGTGGTGGTGTTTGATTTAGATCACTCACTTGAGGTTGCCTCTTCTTTTCACACAGAAGTCCCGAAGTTCTACCCAAGGCAAATCAGGCAACTGGCGTGGTCCCCCGACGGCAGTGCGCTCGTCACTCTCGCCGTTGACGGGACGCTGGTCGTCTGGACGCCAGACCTGAGCGTTAAATCCAAACCAATTCAGATTGATGGTGCCGCGCCGAATTGCCTCCACTTCACGGGCAATAATGTGGTTTCCGCTGGCCTGCTTGGCCATATAAGAGTTGCTACGCTCGGAGGTGATGTGCGGACATTTGATGCGGGGCATGGCACTCACACAGGCAAAGGGGCGAAC from Rubinisphaera italica includes the following:
- a CDS encoding adenylate/guanylate cyclase domain-containing protein; the encoded protein is MSTATKTLGEQLDSEVRKIFREAWKTRDGQKVLESEDIQLGNHAVKLEGTVLYADLDGSTNMVDNYKPEFAAEIYKTYLHCAAKIIRSEGGQIVSYDGDRIMAVYIGTSKNTDAARTTLKINYAVSEIINPAIKDQYPRDNFDVKQIVGIDTSNLFVARTGIRGSNDLVWVGRSANYAAKLCSESSYYPSWITGDVYNSLNDAAKYGKDSRNMWSSYWWEDRQITVYRSTWYWKV
- a CDS encoding TIR domain-containing protein; protein product: MKERFEGDDGRRLLVESIRRQPVVEGDAGLAERLVAVCDLQEFKAGETLIADGGDDNTIHLIVQGRASVLVSGTEVAERQQGQHVGEMALIDPMQPRCAAVNAKTDVVVATVSEPEFTKLAQDYPRLWRMLALELADRLRQRNRLVRPANVRPVLFIGSSAEAIPVVNEVERQLAHANILPKKWTTSVFTPSEYPVDDLIAAISASDFGLLVLSPDDLVESRDEVLSAPRDNVIYEGGICTGELGRRRTLLLQPRGVDIKIPSDLFGLNPITYSVGPEGDLAAALGPAVTEIQNVIGRLKTR